From the genome of Dehalococcoidia bacterium, one region includes:
- a CDS encoding AAA family ATPase → MQAPAFEHNGGVYRIRFEEEMISVRMDRLKETGDSLTGEIEITTDAPGVDSFMHHSRLNLLSAQSRKTLSKHMTSRMALPDWDGLIESVCVRVVRKHREGQPLITVGNLPARDNKQRYRLAPMLVEKEANLVYAPGGSGKSYLSYFFGLLVQTGQQRCDLWPKKGPVLFLDFETSEQEADERIKSIRTGMDLADAELNYRRCFQPLAADIETIQRLALDTKAELVIVDSVGAACGGEPESATAVLAYFMALRSMGITTLSVDHVNKSNEKKSPFGSVYKVNCARSVWEIKKTQEFGSDRMTVGMFHRKVNQGRLLRPIGFELNWFDDGNALIIHPAKIAEDPTLSKELPLKDRISAALNGTGKGLTVKAIQEVLSDEENEVSEAVIRATLNRYQDTFVKLPDGHWGRKSHVE, encoded by the coding sequence ATGCAAGCACCAGCATTTGAACACAACGGCGGCGTCTACCGGATAAGATTTGAAGAGGAAATGATATCCGTCCGGATGGATAGGCTAAAAGAAACTGGAGATTCGCTCACTGGAGAGATAGAAATCACCACTGACGCACCGGGTGTTGATTCATTCATGCACCATTCACGCCTCAATCTACTCTCGGCCCAGTCTCGGAAAACACTCTCTAAGCACATGACAAGCCGCATGGCCCTCCCTGATTGGGATGGGTTGATCGAGAGCGTTTGCGTTAGAGTGGTCCGTAAACACAGGGAGGGGCAGCCATTAATCACAGTCGGAAATCTGCCTGCACGAGACAATAAACAGCGATACAGGTTAGCCCCAATGCTGGTCGAAAAGGAAGCAAATCTTGTTTACGCGCCTGGTGGATCCGGGAAGAGCTACTTGAGCTACTTTTTCGGCCTGCTCGTGCAAACAGGCCAGCAACGGTGTGATTTGTGGCCAAAGAAAGGACCGGTCCTTTTCCTGGACTTTGAAACATCAGAACAAGAAGCCGATGAACGGATCAAATCGATACGGACCGGTATGGACCTTGCTGATGCGGAACTTAACTATAGGAGATGTTTTCAACCATTAGCCGCAGACATAGAGACTATCCAACGGTTAGCGCTGGACACTAAAGCCGAGTTGGTAATTGTCGATTCGGTGGGCGCGGCTTGTGGAGGAGAGCCGGAATCAGCAACGGCAGTTCTGGCGTATTTCATGGCGCTACGCAGTATGGGTATAACCACCCTCAGTGTAGACCATGTGAATAAGTCCAATGAAAAGAAATCCCCGTTCGGGAGCGTTTATAAAGTGAATTGCGCCCGGTCGGTATGGGAGATCAAGAAAACACAAGAGTTCGGGTCAGACCGGATGACGGTGGGGATGTTCCATCGAAAGGTTAATCAGGGTCGGCTATTACGGCCCATCGGGTTTGAACTCAACTGGTTCGATGATGGAAACGCCCTCATCATTCACCCCGCGAAAATCGCGGAGGATCCCACGTTATCAAAAGAATTGCCCCTGAAAGATCGAATCTCTGCCGCCCTCAATGGGACCGGAAAGGGATTGACAGTTAAGGCAATTCAGGAGGTGTTATCTGACGAAGAGAATGAGGTGTCTGAGGCTGTAATAAGAGCCACACTTAATCGCTATCAGGACACTTTCGTCAAGTTGCCTGATGGCCATTGGGGGAGAAAATCACATGTTGAGTAG